The sequence CATCGAACATCGGCGCTTGCTTCACCGCAAGCTCGCCGCCTAACATCAACCCCCAGACGAGGCCGATCTCTCCGTTCGATCACGCCGCCAAAAGTGCCAAATCATCTGACGACGGACACTCGCCACTCAGCCAGTTGACGCCGGTAAATGTCGGCATGCTCGAGAAAGCATGGACCTTTAGGACCGGCGACCTCACTCCGCCGGGAAAGGTGAATGTTCGCGGGGCGGAGACGACACCGCTGAAAATCGGAGATGGAGTCTATTTATGCTCCGCGCTCAACGACATCATCCGGCTCGATGCACGGACCGGCGCTCAGATATGGCGCCACGAATCCGGTGTCTCCTGGGATAATGTCCGCTTTGCGGCCGTTTGCCGCGGCTTAAGCCATCATGTCTCGAAGAAAATCCCGCAAGGCCAGCCTTGCCATGAGACGATCATCGGCGCGACATCCCGGGACGCCGTCAAGGGCTGGCGCCTGCTGGCCGTTGACATCAACAGCGGCAAATCCTGCGAGAGTTTCGGCACGAATGGCGAAGTCGATCTGTTGCAGGGCATGGGGCGTGCTGTGCCGGGGATGGTTTCGGAGGGCTCGCCACCTGCCGTCGTGGATGGCGTGATCGTCACGAACCAGGAAGTGCTCGACGGGCAGCGGCGCGATGCGCCCTCGGGGGTCGTACGCGGATACGACGCCGATAACGGTGCGTTGTTGTGGGCGTGGGATATCAGGCGGCCCGAGGGCACAGCGCTTCCCCCCAAAGGACCGGATTACAGTCGTGGCACGCCCAATTCATGGGCCGTGCTGACGGGCGATGAGAAGCTTGGGCTGGTCTATGTTCCGACCGGCAATGCGGCGGTCGATTATTATAGTGCGCTGCGTACTCCGCAAGAGAATGCCGTCGCCTCCGCGGTTGTCGCGCTCGATGTGCATACCGGCAAGCAGCGTTGGGTCTTCCAGACCGTCCACAAGGATGTTTGGGACTATGATATGGGGTCGCAGGCCACACTGTTCGATTTCCCCGGGGGCGACGGACGTGCTGTTCCAGCCCTCATGATCCCGACCAAGCGCGGTCAGACCTTCGTTCTGGACCGGCGTTCGGGCAAGCCATTGACGAGTGTGAAGGAACTACCGGCCCCGGCCTACAACGAGGTCAAGGATGACCCGCGCGCC is a genomic window of Sphingomonas sp. IW22 containing:
- a CDS encoding pyrroloquinoline quinone-dependent dehydrogenase, with protein sequence SNIGACFTASSPPNINPQTRPISPFDHAAKSAKSSDDGHSPLSQLTPVNVGMLEKAWTFRTGDLTPPGKVNVRGAETTPLKIGDGVYLCSALNDIIRLDARTGAQIWRHESGVSWDNVRFAAVCRGLSHHVSKKIPQGQPCHETIIGATSRDAVKGWRLLAVDINSGKSCESFGTNGEVDLLQGMGRAVPGMVSEGSPPAVVDGVIVTNQEVLDGQRRDAPSGVVRGYDADNGALLWAWDIRRPEGTALPPKGPDYSRGTPNSWAVLTGDEKLGLVYVPTGNAAVDYYSALRTPQENAVASAVVALDVHTGKQRWVFQTVHKDVWDYDMGSQATLFDFPGGDGRAVPALMIPTKRGQTFVLDRRSGKPLTSVKELPAPAYNEVKDDPRAATQPWSVGMPRLGAGKLTEAVMWGMTPLDQLYCRIKFRRARYDGEFTNPTISRPWIEFPGNNGGTDWGSLAYDPQSGIMVANWNIVAMYNQLVPRKKADANGVKAFDDPNWTTGPSAEGPGAQVGAPYAISVETFQNPLTGVLCNEPPYGMISAINMHTRKLLWQRPLGTARANGPFGLHTGLPISFGVPSNGGPIITAGGLVFIAAATDNLIRAIDIRTGKVVWSDVLPAGGQATPMTYSVDGRQYLVIMAGGHHYMQTPEGDYVIAYALPQERRR